CTGATTCCACCACTGCTGAGTCTCCCACCTCCTCCTTGGGGTAGAGGCCCAATTCGGAGAGGCCTTGGCCCCAGGTCTAGCCCATATGGTCGTGGTTGGTGGGGAGTCAATATTGAACCTCCTTTTCCGGGGCCAGGTCATGGGGGTCCCACCAGGGGAAGCTTTCACAAAGAACAGAGAAACCCTCGAAGGCTCAAAAGCTGGTCTCTTATCAAGAATACCTGCCCGCCCAAGGATGACCCCCAGGTTATGGAAGGTGAGGTCCATTTTGTTATGCCCATTACTCCCAGAGTGACCTAATTTTCAGAAGATCATTCATGATCTCTGggctttcctttttgcttttgaaGCAGAAGTAGACTTGAACGTTATTTCTCCCAGGAGAAAGACTACCATTCCAAAATACCTGGAAATGGTAGGGGGTAGAAAATcagttctcctgtctctgcttttcatcatatttgttttctttgttgctcaaatttttaactttaattttcacTTGTTCACAGACAAATCCGACCGCCCTGTCTGCCGACATTTTGCCAAAAAGGGTCACTGTCGATATGAGGACCTCTGTGCCTTCTACCATCCAGGCGTCAATGGACCTCCTCTGTGAGACTGTGCCTTCCCATCCAGGCTGGAAGGAGCTCTCTGTGACCTAGCAGCCATGTATTTCTCTGTAGCCCTGTAATGGCTACTGTGAGGCTCTTCCAACACCCTCAGTCAGTGACACACCCACCCCATCCACCACCTCCCCAGTTTGGGGTCCAGAGTTGTGTTGCGTCACTGGTGCGCAGTGTACGCACTTTCTTCTGATCCAGCCTTTAGAGACTTGCCTTCGGGACCCATCTTTGCTCCCTTAAGTTGCCTCCTGGATCTTCTTTCCCATCATCAAATGACTGCTGAACAGGAAACCTCTTTGGTGCTGTTTCTTGTGCATCTGTCCACCTGTTCCCCAGTATTGCCCTCAATTCCTGAGAGCCCTGGAGCGGTTTCCTACCATTCCCTTCTTTTAGCTGcttgttttaagttctttttatGTGACATTCCCTACCCCCAATGTTGTCAGCTGCTTGTGAAACTCAGCCAGGTTGTCTAACCTGGGGTCAAGTTTGGGTGACTGGTGCAGAGTTACTTCCTAAAAGGCCACTCTCCCTGCTTTTGGATTTTGTAGTTTCTCTGTCAGTAGCATGATCCCCACCGCCGTGGTCTATGATCACCGTGCTTTGTGAAACTGTGCATCCCCTTGTAGCCTCTCTCAGTGTCTGTGGCATTTTTGTGACTTCCCAGCACTAGAATAAGTTTTCCTGCCAAAACGAGTGAGGCGCTTGACGCCCTCTGGACTTTCCCACTTCCCAACATGGAAGAATTGTGAACTTTCCATCAGACTGCCTCCCTGGCCCTCCCCATTCTTCTCCTGTTGGTTACTCTGGGTCTGACACAGGCCCATGAGATGTCTTATAAAGCCTCCAATGGCTTTATCCTATCTAGATCCCTTCCAGCCCATTTTATTTAGACTGTGTCATTGTGAGGCCACCAGTCCTTTCATTTGAATTCTGTGAATCTCCACCTTGCCTATCTTTGGGTGGAACCTGGACAGTACTGTCGCCTTCTTCCAACCCTCTTCCCCTACATCCCTGGCACTGGTTGTTTTCTGTGAAAACAGCAGTGAACAGGTTCAGTTTTGAACTGGCCCTGAGGAAACAGGTCAGGAGTTGTACTGGCAAGAGGGAGAAATGAGAGTTGTTGGAGAACTGAGaatgaggtgttttgttttttttttttctttttaactttttttatattAGTAATAAATGCAGTAGAAACCAGCATTTTCTTTAATCCCTGTGTTCTAGTCATCTCTGGAGGTACAGATGAAGCTGTTCTCACCTGGTCGAGTCAGCTCATTCTTTAGTTCATACACACTAGTGATGGGGAATGACAAAGCTTAAGGTTCTTCCAGGCTGAAAAAACCAATGGAGGTTCCACTGGCCTGTAGGCATCAACCAGACCAAGCTGCCTTATGTTCAAGGGCAAAGTTttgtaagaaaaaggaaaggcCAGGTGTCCGcggagttatttttaaatattttacttggcAGAATTTGTGTTTATGGAGTGGTAATGATAGAGTCTTTCAGCAGCAATTTGCAGAGTGCCTATGGGCCAGGCAATATACTAAGCACTAGAGATAACTGACAGCCAAAGCCAGTGGATTTAAAATGTACAAGGAAGACAGGTTTCTCATAACCACAAATAGCATGTAAAGTTAAACCTGCCAAAAGTGCTGGGAAGAAgacagggaagaagaaagggtgAAAGGGAGTTGTGTAATAAAGGGAGTCGGGGAAGGAGATGCAACTGAGACAAGCTCCGAAGGATAAACAGGAGGTGGGGTGGGAAAGGGGAGTCAAGGCAAAGGTCTTAGCTAAAAGACCTAGGGGAAAAGGAGCTAAGAAACCTAGGGACAGTGGGAGATGATGCAGAAGAAAGAGGAGTTAGACCACTCAGGGCCTTGGAGAACATGAGGATTTGGCTCTTTTCTTAGAACAGAAGCCTTTGAAGAATTTTAGACGGGAGTATCATGGCTTAGGCTGgcttttcaaaaaaatcagcTTGTATGAAGAGGGCCCACCTTGGACCTGGAAGTTAGTTAGAAAGCTACTGGCTACTTCAGTAGTAcaagtgagccatgatgatgACATAGCCTTGGGTAGTAGAGTTGGAGAAAAGTAGACATTTGAAAATTACAGGTCAAAACAAAAGTATCAGATTTCTCCAGGTAGTTCTGGCTTATGTaactgccatttaaaaataagtcttaagatagaagtttatttctctcacAGGTCAAGAGGTAGACAATCAACAATCCAAGATGTGTGACAATGCCACCATTACAAGGTCCCTGAGTATTCAGAACCTCAACCCCCAACTGTTAGATTCACAACCACAAACTTCTATTCACAGTCCAAAGTGAAGCTCTGGCTTCCTCATCCATGTTCAAAGCCTCAGGATGGAGGAAGAGCCAAGAACACCAGTTGTCTGGgaagaaaattcctttttttttttttgagacagagtctcctgtcacccagcctggagtgcagtggcacaatctcggctcactgcaagctccgcctcccaggttcacgctattctcctgcctcagcctcccgattagctgggactacaggtgcccgccaccacactcggctaattttttgtgattttagtagatacggggtttcaccatgttagccaggatgatctctatctcctgaccttgtgatctgcccacgtcggcctcccaaagtgccgggattacaggtgtgagccactgcgctcggccagaAGAAACTTCTTAAAAGTTAACTTATACAGCTCCTCAACTCATGGGCAAGCATTTAAGCTGACTTTATTAATTCTACAGAGGTTATCTCCCTAAAAGAGGGCTAGGAATGACAAGGTTAGGGTTTGTGTTTGGTGATttcaaaagaagcagaaaattgtTCTATGACTACTTCTTAATCTTATCTagaaggagggagaaatgaaATACGACTAAAGCTGTAAGGTAAAAAAGCCAATACATTTTAGCTGACAGGGAACTGTTTGGTGTTTTTGTGCTTAGACAAGATTTTGAAGTTTGTCTAACTTCATCACAAACACAGAATGACCTTGTGTGACACTGATTTTCTGTGAGATAGTTTATGTTCAACAAGAGTACCAGGGCCTAACTATGGGCAACAGGCCAGCTCCCAGCAACACCAAAGCCTGCTAGTTATTGTCAGGCCAATTCCCAATTCTCAGGGActgtttttcttaaaagtaaacaaacataATTGCAGGTTGAGATGAATCATATGAAGGAAATAAATGGGGTACTGAATAGAAGCAGTAGTTGGGGAGCTACTCAAGAcatggtggctgggcatggtggcttatgcctgtaatcccagcactctgggaggctgaggcgggtagatcacctgaggtcaggagtttgagaccagcctggccaacatggtgaaatcctgtctctactaaaatacaacaattagctgggcatgatgatggtctcctataatcccagctacttgggaggctgaggcaggagaatgacttgaacgcaggaagcagaggttgcagttagccgagatcacaccaatgcactccaccctgggtgacagagggagactccatctccaaaaaaaaaaaaaaaaaaagacatggtggCTAGGATAGACCTCTCTGAGGAATCTGTAGATGAAGGGCCCAGAACTTAGCCTTGAGGAACTCTGACATTGAATGGCTAAGTGAAGAAGGACAAGGATAAGCCAGACAAGGAGACTAAGGAGGGATGacagagaggcagggagagatCTTAGAGTATGACATCACCTGGCTGCTTGCTCAGTGCCAGGTACCCTGCTAAGCTCTTTATAGACATTGTCTTACTTAAGCTtcacatactttcttttttttttgggcgggggcgggtggttcaagcgattctcctgcctcagcctcccaaatagctggaattacagtgcccaccaccacacccagctaattttttgtattttagtagagatggggtttcaccatgttggccaggccggtcttgaactcctgacctcagatgatctacctgcttcggcctcccaaagtgctgggattataggcatgagccactgcacctggccaagcttTGCATACTTTCAATGAACACTTTAGTGCCTAGTGTAGGGCAAGCACTGTTTTAGGATCTGGAGATATACAtcaataaaaaggacaaaatccTTGCCCATATGGAGCTTACATATTGCTTTGAGGGTGATAGACAATATACATaggtaatataattttaagtaataGTAAGTGctccaaatgaaaataaagtgaaaaaagaggTTAGAGAGAGTGACAGGGGGAAGAGAACAGGGTGGATACAAAGAGAGAGCTGCTTTGAGGAGgtaacacagagagagaaaattaaacgAGGGAACAAACCATATGAACACACGGAGACAGTGCATTCCAGACACAGGGAACAGCAAAGGCAAAGGCCTTGATGCAGGAATGACTTTGGGGTGTTTGAAGTAAAAACAGAaggccaggccaggcgtggtggctcatgcctgtaatcccagcactttgggaggctgaggcaggagcactacttgagcccagaagttcgagaccagtctgggcaacatggtgagaccctgtctctgcaaaaatgtttaaaaagtacccaggcctggtggcatgtgcctgtagtcctagctagttggaggctgaggtaggaggatcctttgaggctgcagtgagctatgattataccaccacactccagcttgaATGACAGACCAAGAtcccggctcaaaaaaaaaaaaaaagcccagtatGGCTAGACTGTGGGAGATGAGATCAAGATGTTTAACAGAGGGCATATTGTACAGAGCCCCATAAGCTATGGTAaagcatttggattttattctagattttatgctttttaaaatacttttatactTTGAAcaaacggattttttttttttttttttttttgaggacagagtctcaccatgtcgcccaggctggagtgcagtggtgtgatctcggctcactgcaacctccacctcccaggttccagtgattctcctgcctcagcctcccaagtagctgggactgcaggcacccaccaccacgcccggctaatttttgtatttttagtagagacagggtttcaccatgttgaccagcctggtctcgaactcctgaccttttgatctgcccacctcagcctcccaaagtgctgggattacaggcgtgagtcactgtgatCGGCCCATGGATTTACATATTGAAACTACCTCCGACTGTAGATGTGAAGGATAGACTAAAGAATGAGAATGACAGCAGGCAGACCAGTTAGGAGGCCAGTGCAGTGGTCCAGGGAGAAGAGACAATGGCTTGGTCAGGGTAGAGGTGGAGAGAAGTGGTCAAATTTGGGTTATGTTTTAGTCTCAGTTGATGGCAATTACATCTTTCTAGTTAACTCAGGCCAGAAACATTGGAGTCATCCTTAATTCTATTTGTCAGACATGACCTCCAATCCATTAACAAAACTTGTTGGCTCTTTTCCAGAATATATTCAGAAACCAGCCCTTTCACACCTCCACTTCTGTCACTCTAGTCTGAGTCACCATCACCTCCTAATAGATCTCCCTGCTTCTGTCATTTCTGCCCATTCTCTGCTGCTCGCCCCCTCCCGCCCCCCGCCCAGGTTATTCTCAGCACAGCCTCCAGAgtcatcctttttatttatttattttttaacaacttaaaaaattttataggctgggcatggtggctcacgcctctaatcccaacactttgggaggccaaggcaggcagatcacgaggtcaggagtccgagaccagcctgacaaacatggtgaaaccccgtctctactaaaaatacaaaaattagccaggcgtggtggtgtacacttgtaatcccagctactcaggagactgaggcaggagaattgcttgaacccaggaggcagaggttgcagtgggccgaaatcacgccactgcactccagcctgggcgacagagcaagactccatctcaaaaagtaaaatacatatttaaaaattgtattatatacagacaaggggtctcactatgttgcctaggttggtcacaaacccctgggctcaggcaattttcccgcctcagcctcccaaagtactggcattacaggtgtgagccactgcacctggccaggtcatccttttatttattttatttatttttattttttttgagatggagtctccctctgtcacccaggctggagtgtagtggtgtgatctcggctcactgcaagctctgcctcccgggttcacaccattctcctgcctcagcctccccagtagctgggactacaggcacccgccaccacgcccggctaaattttttgtatttttagtagagacggggtttcaccatgttagccaggatggtctcgatctcctgaactcgtgatccgcctgcctcagcctcccaaagtgctgggagtacaggcatgagctaccccgCCCAGCCCAGGTCATCCTTTTGAAATGTAGGTTGGATCACATCACTGTGGTCAGAAG
This is a stretch of genomic DNA from Rhinopithecus roxellana isolate Shanxi Qingling chromosome 4, ASM756505v1, whole genome shotgun sequence. It encodes these proteins:
- the PRR3 gene encoding proline-rich protein 3, coding for MPKRKKQNQHQPPTQQQPPLPEREETGDEEDGSPIGPPSLLGPPPMANGKPGDPKSALHRGPPGSRGPLIPPLLSLPPPPWGRGPIRRGLGPRSSPYGRGWWGVNIEPPFPGPGHGGPTRGSFHKEQRNPRRLKSWSLIKNTCPPKDDPQVMEDKSDRPVCRHFAKKGHCRYEDLCAFYHPGVNGPPL